The following are encoded in a window of Strigops habroptila isolate Jane chromosome 9, bStrHab1.2.pri, whole genome shotgun sequence genomic DNA:
- the TUBGCP4 gene encoding gamma-tubulin complex component 4, with protein sequence MIHELLLALSGYPGAAFTWSKRGGLQVSQELPFLHPSETSVLNRLCRLGTDYIRFAEFVEQYTGHVQQQDHHPSQQNQSGLHGIYLRAFCTGLDSVLQPYRQALLDLEQEFLADPHLSISHVNYSLDQFQLLFPSVMVMVEQIKTQKIHGCQILETVHKHSCGGLPPVRSALEKILAVCHGVMYKQLSAWMLHGLLLDQHEEFFIKQGPSSGNVPSQPEEDDDDLGIGGLTGKQLRELQDLRLIEEENMLAPSLKQFSLRVEMLPSYIPVRVAEKILFVGESVQMFENQNVNLTRKGSILKNQEDTFAAELHRLKQQPLFSLVDFESVVDWIRSTVAEHLWKLMVEESDLLGQLKIIKDFYLLGRGELFQAFIDTAQHMLKTPPTAVTEHDVNVAFQQSAHKVLLDDDNLLPLLHLTIEYHGKEHKDTSQTREGPSRELSPREAPTSGWAALGLSYKVQWPLHILFTPAVLEKYNVVFKYLLSVRRVQAELQHCWALQMQRKHLKSNRTDAIKWRLRDHMAFLVDNLQYYLQVDVLESQFSQLLQQINATRDFESIRLAHDHFLSNLLAQSFILLKPVFHCLNEILDLCHSFCSLVSQNLGPLDERGAAQLSILVKGFSRQSSLLFKILSSVRNHQINSDLAQLLLRLDYNKYYTQAGGTLGSFGV encoded by the exons ATGAtccatgagctgctgctggcgctTAGCGGGTACCCGGGGGCGGCCTTCACCTGGAGCAAGCGTGGTGGCCTGCAG GTGTCCCAGGAGCTGCCGTTTCTGCACCCCAGCGAGACCAGCGTCCTGAACCGGCTCTGCCGCCTCGGCACCGACTACATCCGCTTCGCTGAGTTCGTGGAGCAGTACACGGGGCACGTACAACAGCAG GACCATCATCCATCTCAACAAAACCAGAGTGGGTTACATGGCATTTATTTGCGAGCCTTCTGCACAGGTCTTGATTCAGTGCTGCAGCCTTATCGACAGGCACTACTTGACCTAGAACAAGAG TTTCTGGCTGACCCTCATCTTTCCATCTCACATGTTAATTACTCCTTGGACCAG TTTCAGTTACTCTTCCCTTCTGTGATGGTCATGGTGGAACAGATCAAGACTCAGAAG attCATGGATGTCAGATACTAGAGACAGTCCACAAACATAGCTGTGGGGGGCTGCCTCCTGTTCGCAGTGCTCTTGAAAA GATTCTGGCTGTGTGTCATGGAGTCATGTATAAGCAGCTCTCTGCCTGGATGCTGCATGGATTGCTACTAGATCAACATGAAGAGTTTTTTATCAAACAGGGCCCCTCTTCTGGGAATGTCCCTAGCCAACctgaagaagatgatgatgacCTAGGAATTGGGGGCCTTACAGGAAAACAGCTACGAGAACTGCAAGACTTG CGCTTGATTGAGGAGGAGAACATGTTAGCTCCATCTCTAAAACAGTTTTCTCTGCGAGTAGAAATGCTGCCCTCATACATTCCTGTGCGGGTTGCTGAGAAAATCCTTTTTGTGGGAGAATCTGTACAGATGTTTGAGAATCAAAATGTTAACCTGACCAGAAAAG GCTCCATCCTAAAAAACCAGGAGGACACTTTTGCAGCAGAGCTACATCGACTCAAGCAGCAACCGCTCTTTAGTTTGGTGGACTTTGAATCAGTGGTTGACTGGATACGGAGCACTGTTGCTGAG CATCTTTGGAAACTGATGGTGGAGGAATCAGATTTACTAGGACAACTAAAG ATTATAAAAGATTTTTACCTTTTGGGAAGAGGCGAACTATTTCAGGCCTTCATTGACACTGCACAGCACATGTTAAAAACACCACCTACAGCTGTAACTGAACATG ATGTCAACGTTGCGTTTCAGCAGTCTGCTCATAAAGTGCTGTTAGATGATGACAaccttcttcctctgcttcacTTAACCATTGAGTATCATGGAAAGGAACATAAAG ATACTTCTCAGACTCGCGAAGGGCCTTCCCGGGAGTTATCTCCACGTGAAGCCCCTACATCTGGATGGGCAGCTCTGGGCCTTTCTTACAAAGTTCAATGGCCGCTGCACATTCTCTTTACTCCTGCTGTTCTGGAGAA GTACAATGTTGTATTCAAATACCTGCTGAGTGTGCGACGAGTCCAGGCTGAGCTACAGCACTGCTGGGCTCTCCAGATGCAGCGCAAACACCTGAAATCTAACAGAACTGATGCCATCAAATGGCGTCTGAGGGATCACATGGCTTTTCTTGTCGACAATCTTCAGTATTATCTGCAG GTGGATGTACTGGAATCTCAGTTCTCACAACTGCTGCAGCAGATAAATGCCACACGAGATTTTGAGAGTATACGATTGGCTCATGATCATTTCTTAAGTAATCTGTTGGCTCAGTCTTTCATCCTCCTAAAACCT GTTTTCCACTGCTTAAATGAAATTCTGGATCTTTGTCATAGTTTTTGTTCTCTGGTCAGTCAGAATCTGGGCCCATTGGATGAACGGGGAGCTGCACAACTCAGTATTTTGGTGAAG GGATTCAGTCGTCAGTCATCACTTCTCTTCAAGATTCTCTCTAGTGTTCGGAACCATCAGATAAACTCTGACTTAGCTCAACTGCTGCTACGCTTGGATTATAACAAATACTACACCCAGGCTGGAGGAACCTTGGGCAG TTTTGGGGTTTAA